A portion of the Candida dubliniensis CD36 chromosome R, complete sequence genome contains these proteins:
- a CDS encoding flocculation suppression protein, putative (Similar to S. cerevisiae SFL1): protein MSHLLSSSFGTTTTTATPSSTTSRSSHTNRNTPYNQSTITANRSSPVPINSVNSRTIPQTMNPPIDMKSNNILNPEKDTDTPRGDHLESKASSTSSASGTTATNSNNGNNNNSTGKTQIVFIHKLYDMLHDESISHLIWWSPSLDSFYVTPGEEFSRVLSQYFKHTNIASFIRQLNMYGFHKVNEPFLNQDDQQQQQLQSNRWEFRHSTNQFRKGDTESLKNIKRRSSKTLNAQKEVVNIKSLPPTSHPMEYNTGYSYQNEDSAHYFIHQHSITSMQSPADMRPRSPSTPIPIQSLAQQQQQQLPPQPVPNGPPVFSGPIPPGAVNQSPQEYLTRPSILNNVQGSFENATNFKFVELTNQINLLRNDFFSINNRYELLQNELKYQTADSMAILEILEKLSNDNRITSDVRDLKNVVSQRMQRLGNQFIPQQSNFQPQLAGQQQQQQQQQHSQSLSSNYHLESTSVSRNPSTTNLNVAPQPYALNPHYTIYANNRASGSSEINNGVFRAREDSNNSKRNLSVYDPLQPVPSRNSSRILIEESTPNHPPTTLNPQQPQSQSHIQLGPAMPPQGFRNRAESTYSPLSHSSNKSQILNKAPTPVNHSPLVQQQQKEVKKEVNENSAVPPTQSSQPVTRPLSRQQQQQQQQPLHNPSTTSSRTNSLPNPVAEQPIPQSPYYLQRNSFNTVYEHQKSLRVPSPKRVRYATPPRSIPEQPTSSASATTMITSTSKATSTSGTAISRNDNHSVASLTAGTLPSVSELDKSIRTGNSVSLPPIKSMTDNDSMNDNGNGNDNENDHKKRKLE, encoded by the coding sequence ATGAGTCATTTGTTACTGTCTTCATTTGGtacgacgacgacgactGCTACTCCTTCTTCGACAACTTCAAGAAGTTCACATACCAATCGCAACACACCATATAACCAAAGTACTATCACTGCAAATAGAAGTTCCCCAGTTCCTATAAATTCAGTCAACTCAAGAACTATACCACAGACAATGAACCCACCCATAGATATGAAATCGAACAACATATTAAATCCAGAAAAAGACACAGATACTCCGCGAGGAGATCATCTTGAATCAAAAGCTTCTAGTACTAGTAGCGCTAGTGGAACAACTGCCACCAACAGCAACAATggtaacaataataattcaacagGGAAAACacaaattgtttttataCATAAATTATATGACATGTTACATGACGAATCGATATCCCATCTTATATGGTGGTCTCCAAGCTTGGATTCATTTTATGTAACACCTGGAGAAGAGTTTTCCCGAGTGTTATCCCAATACTTCAAGCACACCAATATTGCATCGTTCATAAGACAATTAAACATGTATGGGTTCCACAAAGTAAATGAGCCATTCTTGAACCAAGAcgatcaacaacaacagcaactaCAGTCCAATAGATGGGAATTTAGACACTCTACCAACCAATTTAGAAAAGGTGACACCGAATCGTTAAAGAATATAAAACGAAGAAGCTCAAAGACATTGAATGCACAAAAGGAAGTTGTTAatataaaatcattaccaCCAACATCACATCCAATGGAATATAACACTGGGTACTCTTATCAAAATGAGGATAGTGCTCACTACTTCATTCATCAACATAGCATTACCTCAATGCAATCACCCGCTGACATGAGACCTCGTTCTCCATCTACTCCAATACCAATTCAATCATTAgcacaacagcaacaacagcaacttCCGCCACAACCTGTACCTAATGGCCCGCCTGTTTTTAGCGGACCGATTCCGCCAGGAGCTGTGAATCAATCTCCTCAGGAATATCTCACAAGACCATCAATTCTAAATAATGTTCAAGGATCTTTTGAAAATGCTacaaatttcaagtttgttgaattgactaatcaaataaatttgttgcgaaatgatttcttttcaataaataatcgCTATGAATTACttcaaaatgaattaaagtATCAAACAGCTGATTCGATGGCAATTTTGGAGATTCTTGAGAAATTGTCTAATGATAACAGAATTACAAGTGACGTGcgtgatttgaaaaatgtgGTTAGTCAAAGAATGCAACGGTTAGGTAATCAGTTTATTCCCCAACAATCAAACTTCCAACCGCAGTTAGCAggacaacaacaacagcagcagcaacagcagcatAGTCAATCTTTATCTTCAAACTATCATCTTGAGTCGACTAGTGTTTCCAGAAATCCCTCTACAACCAATCTTAATGTTGCCCCTCAGCCATATGCTTTGAACCCTCACTATACTATTTACGCAAACAATCGTGCGCTGGGAAGTTCAGAAATCAACAATGGTGTATTCCGGGCACGTGAAGATAGCAATAATTCAAAGAGAAACTTGTCTGTATATGATCCATTACAACCAGTACCCTCTAGAAACAGCTCAAGGATTTTAATTGAGGAATCAACTCCAAATCACCCACCTACAACTTTGAACCCTCAACAACCACAGCTGCAGCTGCATATCCAATTGGGACCAGCAATGCCACCTCAAGGTTTCCGTAATAGGGCAGAATCAACATATTCTCCATTGAGTCACCTGAGTAATAAATcacaaattttaaataaagcCCCAACACCAGTAAATCACTCACCACttgttcaacaacaacaaaaggaGGTTAAGAAGGAAGTGAATGAAAATTCTGCTGTACCACCAACTCAGTCATCCCAACCAGTTACAAGACCACTCTCcagacaacaacaacaacaacaacaacaaccgtTACATAATCCTTCAACTACATCATCTAGAACTAATTCGTTGCCTAATCCAGTGGCTGAACAGCCAATCCCTCAATCACCTTATTATTTACAACGTAATTCATTCAACACGGTTTATGAACATCAAAAACTGTTGAGGGTTCCATCACCCAAAAGAGTAAGATACGCTACACCACCTAGAAGTATACCTGAACAGCCAACATCATCTGCATCTGCAACTACCATGATAACATCTACATCCAAAGCCACTTCAACTTCTGGAACTGCAATTTCAAGAAACGACAATCATTCAGTAGCATCTTTAACGGCAGGGACGTTGCCTAGCGTTAGTGAATTAGACAAATCTATAAGGACAGGTAATCTGGTGAGTTTACcaccaattaaatcaatgaCGGATAATGATAGTATGAACGATAACGGTAATGGTAATGACAATGAGAACGATCataaaaagagaaaattgGAATGa
- a CDS encoding ubiquitin carboxyl-terminal hydrolase, putative (Similar to S. cerevisiae UBP2), translating to MIDSEATIPSSLVSVETENVETDTANSDKSLSHIDRTSNSPDTASNQFQSNNPFRSSSSIVSAPSSESMPVSQLRTRIANAELVNYPFKTLNRILDDLKWTVPVQGKYNFSMLNSKPIDYSEELSKVVNSSVTNFETLILNNDLEYCKSIEKVEYSNSQQMLYIMRGILSDKRHGIYHFRLAALETDSNPFVTKLIDKHQYHVIPKSSISPHDLQILLENASDIDKIVDDAFFKSLNSPNGQILRVTLFQAEFTQEDLVPLTDETIIRERYLEGIKRHPNLSPETIPNPLHCIKTLIKVLRGPVTLKPQDTIKTINLKNTVMDAQIDVNLLFDKLSFTLNGDEAVPPDLNNFPDLKESYIRKLLELIYFAKNLRVPNNEFQTLYSFSDNMSQVFHTIVEYDKNVSVRHFSSNYSNRFPYFINLSASAYFPDELIIKCFELTVQSDPINQLYYVDSLKQVRSFRNNNGGYSINNKLDIYFRQRNLIGYSDFLESMKVLGLAVENNEIEAIDDDVIIAMYRSQFKNDPKNYQYYNNHLNRIADIKSSEKLDDFIQKELLPIDLALDELSIEEITEDDVVITAYEFKLDELLQQNGFNGNANEVVFLNKALLSVAVHRRSYILLEYLETKLPDYVKVPSMNDMTTRKAFETLNIDVQAPESEIISTFQDKLLKGDVDIRLLRYALKLVAESKKSEILFSFLSTGKVDTSLLPAQNWPAGLDNIGNTCYLNSLLQYYFCIKPLRELILTFNENNFSASDYPETRKIGGRKVENMELQRSNQFVYQLRRLFQEMIYSNKRCVQPSKELAYLSFLPLSQPVNFKNHAKTNHVDATVIEGNDQVQLTEIENNKNVGTTFEQGGFEEGIYQQSENGLNGDKDVTMTDGDDEKNVETKDIIHIDGEIETESNENNKDYSLVVESSQSPRSSRSIIEDEIETPDATSSDDDEVGSSPRILPISSDQIESTIEVGRQQDVTECIENVTYQIETALPPQLIDKDGEQYDLIKQLFCGKTKQTIVPLDKPDDPPRISLERFFSLIINVSDHPKSIYDALDYYFNEDVVKLDEGLVKKSITISELPQILQFHVQRVLFDREKLMAYKSIEPIPFSDKIYLDRYLDTQDEEILYKRNQVFEWKRDIVKLQQHKSDLLKIDPETSVSLIDSLKITEKYLENKIISDDSLSIELSTIQTINDEIKKLTSNLQDIDNRLNELNHLINIQFQDYKSIAYNIFAVFIHRGEASYGHYWVYIKDPHNNNIFRKYNDEIVTEVPASEIFNFLETNTATPYYIVYIKEELESSYIEPLKREIKE from the coding sequence ATGATTGATAGTGAAGCAACCATACCTTCATCTTTAGTTTCTGTAGAGACTGAAAATGTTGAAACAGATACAGCAAACTCGGATAAATCTCTTTCCCACATCGACCGAACTAGCAATTCCCCTGATACGGCATCCAATCAATTCCAATCAAACAACCCATTTCGGTCTTCAAGTCTGATAGTATCGGCACCTTCACTGGAGTCAATGCCAGTTTCTCAATTAAGGACTAGAATTGCAAATGCAGAATTGGTGAATTATCCATTTAAAACTTTGAATAGGATCTTGGATGACTTGAAATGGACAGTTCCAGTCCAGggaaaatataatttcaGCATGTTAAACAGTAAGCCAATAGATTATAGTGAGGAATTGAGCAAGGTTGTTAATTCGAGCGTCACGAATTTTGAAACattgattttaaacaaTGATTTGGAGTATTGCAAGTCAATTGAGAAAGTGGAGTATTCCAATAGTCAGCAAATGCTTTATATTATGCGAGGTATTTTGCTGGACAAAAGGCACGGAATTTATCATTTCAGATTGGCTGCATTGGAAACTGACTCTAACCCATTTGTAACCAAGCTCATTGATAAACATCAGTACCACGTCATTCCCAAATCCAGCATATCACCGCATGATTTACAAATTTTATTGGAAAATGCTtctgatattgataaaattgttgatgatgcatttttcaaaagtttGAATTCACCAAATGGTCAAATTCTAAGGGTGACATTGTTCCAGGCAGAATTCACCCAAGAAGATTTAGTACCATTGACAGATGAGACGATAATACGAGAAAGGTATTTAGAAGGAATTAAAAGACACCCAAATTTATCACCTGAAACAATTCCAAACCCACTTCATTGTATAAAAACTTTGATCAAAGTGTTAAGAGGACCGGTTACTTTGAAACCTCAGGACACtatcaaaacaattaatcTCAAAAATACAGTTATGGATGCACAAATTGACGTCAATTTActttttgataaattatcgTTTACGTTAAATGGAGATGAAGCAGTACCACCAGACTTGAACAATTTTCCCGACTTGAAGGAATCGTACATTAGAAAGCTTTTGGAGTTGATATATTTCGCGAAAAACTTAAGAGTTCCAAATAACGAGTTTCAGACCTTGTATTCGTTTTCAGACAACATGTCTCAAGTATTTCACACAATAGTTGAATACGATAAGAACGTCAGTGTGAGACATTTCAGCAGCAATTACTCAAACAGATTTCcttatttcattaatttaaGTGCATCTGCCTATTTTCCCGatgaattgataataaaatgcTTTGAACTTACAGTACAGTCCGACCCAATCAATCAGCTATACTATGTGGATTCCTTAAAGCAAGTACGAAGTTTTAGAAACAACAACGGAGGTTAttcaataaacaataagCTTGACATATATTTCAGACAGAGGAATTTGATAGGCTACAGTGATTTTCTTGAGTCAATGAAGGTATTGGGATTAGCAGTTGAAaacaatgaaattgaagCAATTGACGATGATGTTATTATTGCAATGTATCGGAGCCAATTCAAAAATGATCCCAAGAATTACCAGTATTATAATAACCATTTGAACCGAATTGCAGATATCAAAAGTTCTGAAAAACTTGATGATTTCATTCAGAAGGAGTTGTTACCAATCGATTTAGCACTCGACGAGTTGAGTATTGAAGAGATCACAGAGGATGATGTTGTGATTACTGCATACGAATTCAAGCTTGATGAGTTATTGCAGCAAAATGGATTTAATGGAAATGCTAACGAAGTGGTTTTTTTGAATAAGGCTTTACTTTCAGTTGCAGTCCATCGAAGAAGTTACATATTATTGGAGTATTTAGAAACCAAATTACCTGATTATGTGAAAGTACCTTCAATGAATGACATGACCACTCGCAAGGCATTTGAAACCCTTAATATTGATGTCCAGGCTCCTGAATCAGAAATCATCAGCACTTTTCAAGATAAGCTTCTTAAGGGAGATGTGGATATCCGGTTGTTAAGATACGCATTAAAATTGGTTGCTGAGTCCAaaaaatcagaaatatTATTCAGTTTTTTGAGTACTGGTAAAGTAGATACATCATTACTCCCAGCGCAGAATTGGCCAGCTGGCTTAGACAATATTGGTAATACATGTTACTTAAACTCGTTACTACAATACTATTTTTGTATAAAACCATTGAgagaattgattttaacatttaatgaaaacaattttaGTGCTAGTGATTATCCTGAAACAAGAAAGATTGGTGGGAGGAAAGTAGAAAATATGGAGCTCCAAAGAtccaatcaatttgtttatcaattgcGTCGATTATTTCAAGAAATGATTTATAGTAACAAAAGATGTGTTCAACCAAGTAAAGAATTAGCGTATTTATCATTTCTTCCATTGTCACAGCCtgtcaatttcaaaaaccaCGCGAAGACTAATCATGTGGATGCAACTGTGATTGAGGGAAATGATCAAGTTCAATTAACTGAAATTgagaacaacaagaatgTTGGTACAACATTTGAACAAGGAGGATTTGAGGAGGGAATATATCAGCAATCAGAGAACGGACTCAATGGTGATAAGGATGTAACTATGActgatggtgatgatgagaAAAATGTAGAAACAAAGGATATCATACACATTGATggtgaaattgaaactgaATCTAATgagaataataaagattATTCGTTGGTTGTTGAATCTTCGCAGTCGCCACGGTCATCAAGATCTattattgaagatgaaataGAAACTCCTGATGCTACTTCAAGTGACGATGATGAAGTTGGATCGAGTCCCAGAATATTACCCATACTGAGCGATCAAATTGAGAGCACAATTGAAGTTGGTAGACAACAAGATGTCACTGAATGTATTGAGAATGTCACATATCAAATCGAAACTGCATTACCACcacaattgattgataagGATGGCGAACAATATGATTTaatcaaacaattattttgtGGCAAAACCAAGCAAACCATCGTTCCCTTGGATAAACCTGATGATCCACCTAGAATTTCTTTAGAAAGGTTTTTCAGTTTGATTATTAATGTAAGTGACCATCCCAAGAGTATTTATGATGCAttagattattatttcaacGAAGATGTAGTCAAATTGGATGAAGGATTAGTTAAGAAAAGTATTACGATTCTGGAACTACCACAAATTTTGCAATTCCATGTGCAACGAGTATTATTTGATCGTGAGAAGTTGATGGcatataaatcaattgaaccAATTCCATTCAGTGATAAGATTTATTTGGATCGATATTTGGATACCCAAGATGAGGAAATTTTATATAAACGAAATCAAGTGTTTGAATGGAAACGAGATATTGTCAAATTGCAACAACATAAATCcgatttattgaaaattgatcCTGAAACATCGGtatcattaattgatagTTTGAAAATCACAGAAAAATAccttgaaaataaaattattctGGATGATTCATTAAgtattgaattatcaacTATACAAACGATTAATGATGagatcaaaaaattgacaTCGAATTTACAAGACATTGATAATCgattgaatgaattgaatcatttaataaatatacaATTCCAAgattataaatcaattgcaTATAACATATTTGCTGTTTTTATTCATCGAGGTGAAGCAAGTTATGGGCATTATTGGGTATACATCAAGGATCcacataataataatattttccggaaatataatgatgaaatcGTCACTGAAGTTCCTGCTAGTGAgatattcaatttcttaGAAACAAATACAGCCACTCCTTATTACATTGTTTATATTAAAGAGGAATTAGAATCAAGTTATATAGAACCTTTAAAAAGGGAAATTAAagaatga